A part of Sulfurimonas sp. HSL-1716 genomic DNA contains:
- a CDS encoding MFS transporter: protein MKQYIKLLKNEYVLRRLSTIQLISYFGAWFSNVAIYTLLIEMDVSAGVIALVAALHFLPGVLQAPVSGTFIDRLAPKKLMLWLLSIEIVSTLSLLMVQDISLLWLLYIIIFIRMGAASFYFTAEMSLLPRILHHDHLKQANEIHSVIWSFSYTVGMAVSGFVVYALGVKAAFVLDALLFFIGFLLLFNVKIDVIVTQSGESVIRMMKKTFTYLKENKHVLHLMFVHSLVGLTSFDAVVALMVDRYYSAVIATSLALGLMHSSRAVGLVFGPVFLGKWINDKRLLYLFLFQGIALFVWSYVMEYFYLSLLASVFVGFFTTTLWSYSYTLIQHKTDKEYYGRIVAYNDMIFLTVASVTSLLTGELAKIGFSLQSIVAYMAAAFFMSSIYYAWIYKRYIRG from the coding sequence ATGAAACAGTATATAAAATTATTGAAGAACGAATACGTTTTAAGACGATTGTCGACCATACAATTGATCTCGTATTTCGGTGCGTGGTTTAGCAATGTGGCGATCTATACTCTGCTTATCGAGATGGATGTTTCAGCAGGCGTGATTGCACTCGTCGCCGCTTTGCATTTCCTCCCGGGCGTTTTGCAGGCACCCGTAAGCGGAACGTTCATAGATCGGCTTGCTCCGAAAAAACTTATGCTTTGGCTTTTATCGATAGAGATCGTCTCAACTCTTTCGCTTTTAATGGTACAAGACATCTCTTTATTGTGGCTTTTATATATCATCATATTTATACGAATGGGTGCGGCCAGTTTCTACTTTACCGCCGAGATGTCTCTTTTGCCGAGGATACTTCATCACGATCATTTAAAGCAGGCAAACGAGATACATTCGGTTATCTGGTCGTTTTCATATACCGTCGGTATGGCGGTGAGCGGTTTTGTCGTTTATGCACTGGGTGTTAAGGCGGCATTTGTTCTTGATGCGCTTTTGTTCTTTATCGGTTTTTTACTTCTTTTTAACGTAAAGATAGACGTTATTGTCACACAATCGGGCGAGTCGGTCATAAGGATGATGAAAAAAACGTTCACGTATCTCAAAGAGAACAAACATGTTCTGCACTTGATGTTTGTTCACTCTCTTGTCGGATTGACATCGTTTGATGCGGTCGTTGCACTTATGGTAGATAGATACTACTCCGCAGTCATAGCCACTTCGCTTGCTCTTGGGCTTATGCATTCATCAAGGGCCGTAGGACTCGTGTTTGGTCCTGTGTTCTTGGGAAAATGGATAAACGACAAGAGACTTTTGTATCTTTTTTTGTTTCAGGGAATTGCACTTTTTGTCTGGTCGTACGTGATGGAGTATTTTTATCTCTCGCTTCTCGCATCGGTTTTTGTCGGATTCTTTACGACGACGCTTTGGTCTTACAGCTACACTTTGATACAGCATAAGACCGACAAGGAGTATTATGGTCGTATCGTAGCATACAATGACATGATATTTTTGACTGTCGCTTCGGTTACTTCTCTTTTAACGGGAGAATTGGCTAAAATTGGATTTTCGCTGCAAAGCATCGTCGCTTATATGGCAGCAGCGTTTTTTATGAGCTCTATTTATTATGCGTGGATATATAAAAGATATATAAGGGGTTGA
- a CDS encoding flagellar protein FlaG: MDGLQNVARQQVSQMSNPNAQGRAAAEQTQQSTVVQQMQNEDMHPTKKITSQDEVNDLVKKMNDALSPFNTSIKFGVDKQDTFYVSVVDTQSQKMIRRFPVEQATEFLPKMKELTGIIFDTKG, translated from the coding sequence ATGGACGGCTTACAAAACGTTGCAAGACAGCAAGTGTCACAGATGTCTAATCCGAATGCTCAAGGAAGAGCGGCTGCGGAGCAAACACAACAATCTACAGTTGTTCAACAGATGCAAAATGAAGATATGCATCCTACAAAAAAAATTACTTCTCAAGACGAAGTGAATGATCTGGTAAAAAAAATGAACGATGCTTTAAGCCCGTTTAATACATCGATCAAATTCGGGGTCGACAAACAAGACACTTTTTATGTTTCGGTCGTAGATACACAATCACAAAAAATGATAAGACGTTTTCCTGTTGAACAGGCTACCGAATTTCTTCCAAAAATGAAAGAACTGACCGGAATAATATTTGATACGAAAGGCTAA